AGGCATCCGAAAGTGACCTTGCAAAACTGAAGTTCACAATCCTCCAGCAAAAAAATGCGCTGTCGGGAATGGACCCGCAAACCAGCGCGCGTGTGAACGCGGTGTTAAATGCGAAACCTTCTGGAGCGACGGACCAATCCAAGCTTGCGGCTTTGCAAAAAACCATTTCTGATGCCAAGGCCCTCTCGGCTGAATTGGCGAAACTTGCGGCTTAAGACCTTTTAAGAACCGAAAACACGGGACAATGTGATGCAACAAGACGAAGAGTTTGGAGATTTCAAAAAGGCCCTCACATCCCCCGTTTGCCCCCATTGTAAAGCGGCCATTTCCGCGCATCAGGTTCTGCAGCCTGGGCATTGTGGCGCTGAACCTTGCTTCCTTGCGCATATTTCCCGTGGTGTTCAGGCGCAAAAAGACCAGAGAGAACAAGACTATATTGAACGGCAAAACTCTGCAAAAGAAGGGAAGGCATCCGCCCTTGCAACAGCCGCGTTCCACCTAAATTGCGACACGGACGACCTTCTGATTGCGGTCGTCCCCTTCCAAAACAACCCAGTTGAGCCCCTCCCTCCCGCGCACCGCGAAGCCTTCCAGCAGCATTTGGAAAAAATCATCGAAGAGGCGTTCGCCCTTGGTTCAAGTGCCCTTGAGAACGCCGAAATTTCACCAAATTCCAGTGCCGAGCATTCAATAATCGATGCCGCCTGTAGTACCTGCCAAGGGTTCTGTTGTGCGAGAGGTGGCGGTGAAAATCATGCGTTCCTCACTGTAAAAACAATTCTAGGCTACCTCAGTCAAAATCAGGAATTACTTCAGGAGGACGTCGTTGCGCATTATATGGACGCCCTTCCCCAAGCATCCGTTCGGGCGGCTTGCGTGTTTCAATCGGATCAAGGCTGCACCCTTGAACGCACCTCGCGCGCAGCTTTGTGCAATACATTCTACTGTCATGATCTTTTTGCCATGCATGATCTCACGAAGGGGCGCTCCGACGTCCGCATGGCAATTATTGGTGTGAACGACGACACGCCCGCAAAGGTATCCGCCTTTAGTGAAATCGCGGGCCAAATCTGTATGGACCCCGCCTAATCGCCATTTCCGAGTCAAACACCCGCCTTAAACCCCATCGCTCGCGACGCCTTAAGGATTGGGTCCCAAATGGTGGAGGCAATGGGCGGGGGAAATTGCGCAAAACTGCCGGTAAATTCGGCATCGCGGCGCAATTTGTTTGCATCTGATTGGCTCACTTGGGTAATATAAATTTGACGCTCGACCCGCGCACATCCAAGCTCCTTAAATCGATGTTCGAATATAGTGTAAGGTGCGATAATCAAAGTACCCGGACTCACGGTTTTTATGATCTGATCCTCTAGCTGTCTTAGCATTTCGATATGGCGCATGGGTCGGTAAAAATACACAACGTCATAGTTATCATAATGCGCATAATTCAACCCATCTGCTTCGATGACGTTACAGCGATCCGCTCGGGTATTCTTAAAGAGAGTCTCAGCGGCGGCAACGTAACCTGGATCAAATTCGAGTCCGTCTGCGCGATCAAAAAATGCCGAAGCGCTCAAAACTTTCAACCCGCCGCCGCATCCCACATCTAGAAACCGAACCGGATGCCTTGGACGTCGCGCCAACAGGATACGTCGCGCGGCATGGACATGCTCAATAAACACACTCTGTGGGAAGGCGATGTCGGCAAAACACCCGTGCTCGCGGGCCGTTTCATTCTGCTTGGTATTATTCAAAGTCTTGTAAAGGGAATCCAACAATTGGTCATTGACCATATTCTGCGAAATCGAAATGTCATCCGTGGCAACGGAAGGTTTAAACAATTTGCGCCTTTGTGGCGGAATTTGATTGCGGATGAGGGTTTCAATTGCGGACCATTGGGTCATCCATGTGCGAGAATGGGTGGCTTCACTGGTCAGTTCGGCCCATTTCTGCGTCTCAAGAGCAGAGAGCGAACCGTTCAATTCGACTTCAGCCGTGCGCGCATTCGTTATTTCGGGGACAAAAAACAGAAACTTTCGGGCAACCATTGAGATTCGGCTCATCGCCAACGTGGCGCGTGCCGTATCGGCCTGCTCCGATTTGATCAACTCGGCACCGACAACTTCGACCAAATCACGAAGCTCATTCAAAATGTCCTTCAACTCGGACTTTAATTCACCGACTTGTTTCAATTTTCTCCCCTAGATTTTAGGCAGTCTCTCTCGGCGACACGCAACATGAATGGAAGGATAATCGCGTCAAATCTTACCTTCCAAACGCCATTGCTCCAGCATCTGCCGACTGATTTCAAAATGCATCGAATCTTCCCGGGTGAAACCCGCGCCCCAGACCCAGCCTTCTTCGTTAAAAAAATCCGCCAAAATGGTCAGGCCCAATTGGGTCTTTCCATCGCCCAGCGTATCAAGGTGTCCGTCGATATTTAGATCAACAGCCAAGCCAAAGGAATGGGTAGACGTGCGCCCAACGGTGCCACGAATTTGCCGCACACAAAGCGCGCCAGCAGTGTTTATGCGCTCATAAAGGTCGGGGTCCGTTGCGCGAACTTTTTCAAACACACGGTTCAAACTATCGACCGCAGGCTGAAGCATATTCACTTTTATCGGCCCCACATCTGCCAAAACCAACAGATCCTTAAGTTTTGGATTGGTCATCGGTTCGCAATCGTCGCTCAGAACTTCCCTAGGTCGCCCCAAGAAAGATTCCAAAAAAGACGGCCCACCCACCACAATTCCCTTGTTTACTTCGCGTCGGTTTGCAATCAAAACCACCTGTGCATAAGCATCCAAAATGGTATTCGGTCCCTCTTTTACAAAAGGTTGGTCGTTCATCTGAGGCATAGCCTGCGGAGCCGACCCCAATTGCTGAACTTGATTTTGCAGAGCTTCGATCTGGCCACGAAGCGCTTCGATCTGCTGTCGCAACCCTTCAATCTCAATCCGTGCGC
This Falsihalocynthiibacter arcticus DNA region includes the following protein-coding sequences:
- a CDS encoding class I SAM-dependent methyltransferase produces the protein MKQVGELKSELKDILNELRDLVEVVGAELIKSEQADTARATLAMSRISMVARKFLFFVPEITNARTAEVELNGSLSALETQKWAELTSEATHSRTWMTQWSAIETLIRNQIPPQRRKLFKPSVATDDISISQNMVNDQLLDSLYKTLNNTKQNETAREHGCFADIAFPQSVFIEHVHAARRILLARRPRHPVRFLDVGCGGGLKVLSASAFFDRADGLEFDPGYVAAAETLFKNTRADRCNVIEADGLNYAHYDNYDVVYFYRPMRHIEMLRQLEDQIIKTVSPGTLIIAPYTIFEHRFKELGCARVERQIYITQVSQSDANKLRRDAEFTGSFAQFPPPIASTIWDPILKASRAMGFKAGV
- a CDS encoding M15 family metallopeptidase, which encodes MVALAWLVIQTGRGQDDYSNEPGIDSGARIEIEGLRQQIEALRGQIEALQNQVQQLGSAPQAMPQMNDQPFVKEGPNTILDAYAQVVLIANRREVNKGIVVGGPSFLESFLGRPREVLSDDCEPMTNPKLKDLLVLADVGPIKVNMLQPAVDSLNRVFEKVRATDPDLYERINTAGALCVRQIRGTVGRTSTHSFGLAVDLNIDGHLDTLGDGKTQLGLTILADFFNEEGWVWGAGFTREDSMHFEISRQMLEQWRLEGKI